The Raphanus sativus cultivar WK10039 chromosome 6, ASM80110v3, whole genome shotgun sequence sequence AGAGATCGAAAAATgcattattttcaaaaacaaaaacaaattataattgtGAAAAATAGGAAACTTCATGGTGACTGCCTGGATGGTGAGAACGGTTCATGCACCTTGTCGTTGATTTGTCCAGACTCCAGAAGAGCCTTGTTTTCACGGCTCATGGGTCTGTTATCCAACCGATTTATGACacatgtttttataaaatggaTCATGACCGTCGATCCAAATAAAGGATAATCCTTTCGTGATTTGACGCTCAATATGACTACAATATagtaaatgcaaaaaaaaactcttcacCAGCTAAATGAATACtggattttagtttttggttttgtgATTTGTGATATATGCATTCAACTTCAAATTCGATAGAATACATgataataaagaagaaaaaactagAATACATTCGAGGTGCAATGATTCGGGACAAAGtgataatattaaaaagataacacTAACAGTAAGTCTGTACTTATATGTATTGAAACTTATTccgtaaatattttctttgttatCTTCTAAACTACACGTATATCtattgttaaaagaaaaaaaactacacATTATCTATAGTTCAAAAGTGGACCATGCGCAAAAGACATATTATATGCATGGAAAGATGGAACATCAACATGTTAAAGCCAGAAGACATTTTTCAACACCTAGTTAACTAGTACATTTACGGTATGCATAGATATATTTAtgcatataaatttttaaaagggtgaaaaaagaatattaatggAAACAATTCTTATTGTCacatatataattcatatatctTAGCATtgtgttttataataagttaaAGAACAAGGATGGGTCacaattacaaaattaattctATATAAATCCTTCACTTCCTGTTACATTACTGAATCTCTTATTGCCAGTAACAGTTTGCATTTTCACACAGCTCCCCATCTCTCTCCCATATATCATCACACCTCTTCTGTGCTTCAGAGacaatattttcatatcttTGTCAGAtctttctccttcttcctccATACGTTATCTCAGCAGCTTCTCCATATCTCTCTCCcctagaaaaagaagaagagaatggaTAACGCTGACATACTAATGAACATGATGATGCAACAGATGGAGAAGCTTCCTGATCACTTCTCTAACCCAAACCCTAACACTAGTTCCCATAACATCATGATGCCCTCCGAGTCCAACAGTACTTATCACCCTTTCTTCTTCAACCATACCCATCTCCCAGTACTTAACCCAACCATCACTCACCACCACCAACCCGGTTTAAATTTCCGGTATGCCCCTTCCACGTCATCATTTCTCCCGGAACAAAGAGGAGGAGGCGGCGACAACGCTGACATGGCGGCGATGCGAGAGATGATCTTTCGAATAGCCGTGATGCAACCGATACATATTGATCCAGAATCGGTGAAGCCACCTAAGAGGAAGAACGTGAGGATCTCTAAAGATCCACAGAGCGTGGCGGCTCGGCATAGGAGGGAGAGAATCAGCGAGCGCATTAGGATACTTCAACGCCTTGTACCCGGCGGAACCAAGATGGATACTGCGTCGATGCTCGATGAGGCTATCCATTACGTTAAGTTTCTCAAGAAGCAGGTGCAGTCGCTGGAGGAGAAGCATGCGGTGGTTAACGGCGGAGGAATGACAGCAGCACCGCCGGTTGTTGGTGGAAAAGGATGCGGGACTATGCGATCTGATCATCACCAGATGCTTGGAAATGCACATATTCTTAGATGATCTTCTGTTAATGTgtttcatattatattattaatatgaaGAGGAAAAACATTCTGGGGAGGAGTggaattttatatattagacgtTATTTTATTTCCTGTTTCTATAATCTCCGGGGTTAATTCAGTCAGGCTTGTgctgtaaaaataattatagtttctgatagtCATGTTTCATTGCTAAAAGAATTAGTCTTTGATTGCTACTAGACAATGAGACATGTTCCAGCTTTGAGACataattagtttacaaaaatgaaacattGCTAAAAGTTTACAAAACCAAAGTTTGGAACAAGAGAGTTGTATTATTGTGCCACAAAAGGTAAGTCCAAGccgtcaaagaaaaaaaaaaaggtaagtCCAAATAAAACCCAATTCACGAACACAGGCCCCTTTAAGCTCGAAGCCAATATCATAGGCCTTGCACAACTGCAAACCAGATTAACTACCATGAAATTCTTGAAGCTGCCTGTAATGATTCCAGATGGGTCTATATAATTTCTTATTGCAACTGGCACACACGTATATATCAGATCGTCATTTATTAATATGTAGCTTGTGGCTTGTAGTAATACCATTACTATATCATAAACtgaactatataatataacagTGTGCGAGTGCGtggatgaattttttttttctttttctgtggATGAATTTTGAATTGCTGCAATATGATTTCCTTCTATGTATACACTTTGAAAATGAAAACTCAACATCTCAGTCCTTCTTGTTGATTGCCATTATAAGCTCCGTGCGATCAGTCTccatatttatttgtttatatctTTGTACACACGCCACTTGAATAGATAACAGTAGTTCCTAAGCTTTGGCTTCAAGAGGGTAGAAGTTCACCCTTCAACACATTAGCTTCAACATCAACAAAATCTCGTCTAGTCCAATCTAGTCAATCCTTTTACTGCCctataaaacattattatttaatcTTGACCAATTTCTTTCTGATTGACACTAAAAGATTCTTTTGTAGCTCCAGTGTTCGTTCTTCCTCCTGTTCTTTCCACAAATGTTACACTTAACCACATTATTGAAAAGGTAATTCATTACTTGACTTTTCCATAATCTTTAGACTAGACGTCGAGAAAACTCGTTTGACATACCTGAATATTCAATATgaacaaacatatttttttttcacattctGTTCAACTATGTTCTATTCTTTcgtttaatcatatttattccACTACATATTGACCATTTGGAGTAAAAGATTAGAGATCATTATGCTCTTGGAGCATCTCTAATATATTACTCTTAAAATTATACAACACCAAAATAGAGTTGAGTTTTACTTCAATCTATTGCTCCATTGTTtactctaaaaaaaaattaaatgatttcacttttatttaattaacaattgTTAGTAATACCTTCTACTTATAAAAATTATCAACTAACCCTAAAT is a genomic window containing:
- the LOC108810784 gene encoding transcription factor HEC2, with amino-acid sequence MDNADILMNMMMQQMEKLPDHFSNPNPNTSSHNIMMPSESNSTYHPFFFNHTHLPVLNPTITHHHQPGLNFRYAPSTSSFLPEQRGGGGDNADMAAMREMIFRIAVMQPIHIDPESVKPPKRKNVRISKDPQSVAARHRRERISERIRILQRLVPGGTKMDTASMLDEAIHYVKFLKKQVQSLEEKHAVVNGGGMTAAPPVVGGKGCGTMRSDHHQMLGNAHILR